Proteins encoded within one genomic window of Verrucomicrobiia bacterium:
- the tyrS gene encoding tyrosine--tRNA ligase — translation MFLTVEKQLEIIRRGTVEIIPEELLRKKLERSYERRKPLRIKQGFDPTAPDIHLGHTVGLRKLKQFQDLGHQIVLIVGDYTARVGDPSGRSATRPQLSGREVEENAATYLAQFFKVLDKGKTEVRRNGEWFAPMSFEYILKLLSHFTVARMLERDDFEKRYKAGSPISVHELLYPIMQAYDSVAIEADVEIGATEQKFNLLAGRQLQEEFGQEPQVILTLPVLVGTDGVNRMSKSLGNYIGIAESPEEIFGKTMSIPDGKIYHYFELATDLPASELEKIRSALEEKSKNPMELKKQLGFTLVRMYHGEGEARKAKENFERVFSKKEIPEDVPVFPLPAGADGMPIIKLLTESGLVVSASEGRRLVEQGAVELDAERVSDIQYKVPARCWQEQKILRVGKRRFLRLIENLEQPRGLKK, via the coding sequence ATGTTTTTAACGGTTGAAAAACAGCTGGAGATAATCCGGCGGGGGACGGTGGAAATCATCCCCGAAGAGCTGTTGAGAAAAAAGCTGGAGCGTTCCTACGAGCGGCGCAAGCCCCTGCGCATCAAGCAGGGGTTCGACCCCACCGCGCCGGACATTCACCTGGGGCACACGGTCGGGCTGCGGAAGCTGAAGCAGTTTCAGGATTTGGGACACCAGATTGTCCTGATTGTCGGCGATTACACGGCCCGCGTCGGCGACCCCTCCGGCCGCTCCGCCACCCGCCCCCAGCTTTCCGGCAGGGAAGTGGAGGAAAACGCCGCCACCTACCTCGCTCAGTTTTTCAAGGTGCTGGACAAGGGCAAAACCGAGGTGCGCCGAAACGGCGAATGGTTTGCCCCGATGAGCTTCGAATACATACTCAAACTCCTGTCCCATTTCACCGTCGCGCGGATGCTGGAGCGGGATGATTTCGAAAAACGCTACAAGGCCGGCTCCCCCATTTCCGTCCACGAGCTTCTCTATCCCATCATGCAGGCCTACGATTCCGTGGCGATCGAAGCGGATGTCGAAATCGGCGCCACCGAGCAGAAATTCAACCTCTTGGCCGGGCGGCAGTTGCAGGAGGAATTCGGCCAGGAGCCGCAGGTGATTCTGACCCTGCCGGTTCTGGTTGGCACGGACGGGGTGAACCGGATGAGCAAATCACTCGGCAACTACATCGGCATTGCCGAGAGTCCGGAAGAGATTTTCGGCAAGACGATGTCCATCCCGGACGGGAAGATTTATCATTATTTCGAACTGGCCACCGACCTCCCGGCCTCCGAGCTGGAAAAAATCCGTTCGGCTCTCGAGGAGAAAAGCAAAAACCCGATGGAACTGAAAAAACAGCTTGGTTTCACCCTCGTCCGGATGTATCACGGCGAGGGGGAGGCCCGGAAAGCGAAAGAAAACTTCGAGCGGGTCTTTTCCAAAAAGGAAATCCCGGAGGATGTCCCGGTTTTTCCGTTGCCGGCGGGCGCGGACGGCATGCCAATTATCAAATTGTTGACCGAATCCGGGCTGGTGGTCTCCGCCAGCGAGGGGCGGCGGCTGGTGGAGCAGGGAGCCGTGGAGTTGGACGCCGAACGGGTCTCTGATATCCAGTACAAAGTCCCGGCTCGGTGCTGGCAGGAGCAAAAAATTCTGCGGGTGGGAAAAAGGCGCTTTTTGCGGCTGATTGAAAACTTGGAGCAGCCCAGGGGGTTGAAGAAATAA
- the prfB gene encoding peptide chain release factor 2 (programmed frameshift), translating into MPSVYNRTLVDVSGKLSKLRSYLDPAKRKESLALLKKKTESPDFWADPAAAQKILKQINAEEKMLSTLEKLEKKSADLQGLLDLAAEEKDEATRTEAEREIEELSRELSAFELLTLLSGEDDAKNAILTIHPGAGGTESQDWAQMLLRMYTRFLERRGFKVEMLDFQAGDEAGIKDVTLEVTGEYAYGFLKSESGVHRLVRISPFDANKRRHTSFASVFVLPEIEDKLEVEIKDEDIKLDTFRASGAGGQHVNKTSSAVRITHLPTGIIVQCQTERSQHKNRESAMKVLRARLYQYHREKEEAKLSEMEKTKKKIEWGSQIRSYVFQPYTLVKDHRTGFETSDVEGVMDGEIDKFIEAYLSKPNNQPMLEEKENEPD; encoded by the exons ATGCCCTCCGTGTACAACCGGACGCTGGTGGACGTTTCCGGAAAGCTTTCCAAACTGCGGAGCTATCTT GACCCGGCCAAACGGAAAGAATCGCTGGCGTTGCTCAAAAAGAAAACCGAATCACCCGATTTCTGGGCCGACCCGGCCGCCGCGCAGAAAATTTTAAAACAGATAAACGCCGAAGAAAAGATGCTTTCCACGCTGGAAAAACTGGAAAAAAAATCCGCCGACTTGCAGGGATTGCTCGATTTGGCCGCCGAGGAGAAGGACGAGGCCACCCGTACGGAGGCGGAGCGGGAAATCGAGGAACTCTCGCGCGAGCTCTCCGCGTTCGAACTCTTGACTTTGCTTTCCGGTGAGGATGACGCCAAAAACGCCATTTTGACCATCCATCCGGGCGCCGGCGGCACGGAGTCGCAGGACTGGGCCCAGATGCTTTTGCGGATGTACACCCGCTTTCTGGAGCGCCGCGGCTTCAAAGTCGAAATGCTCGACTTTCAGGCCGGGGATGAAGCCGGGATAAAAGACGTTACGCTCGAAGTGACCGGTGAGTACGCCTACGGCTTTCTCAAGTCGGAATCGGGCGTCCATCGACTTGTAAGGATTTCTCCTTTCGACGCAAACAAAAGGCGGCACACCTCCTTTGCCTCCGTGTTCGTCCTGCCGGAAATCGAGGATAAGCTGGAAGTGGAAATCAAGGACGAGGATATCAAGCTGGACACCTTCCGGGCCTCCGGCGCCGGCGGCCAGCACGTCAACAAGACCTCCTCCGCCGTCCGCATCACCCACCTCCCGACCGGGATCATCGTCCAATGCCAGACGGAGCGCTCCCAGCATAAAAACCGGGAGTCCGCGATGAAGGTTTTGCGGGCCCGTCTCTATCAGTACCACCGCGAAAAGGAAGAGGCCAAGCTTTCCGAAATGGAAAAAACGAAAAAGAAAATCGAATGGGGCAGCCAGATCCGCTCCTACGTCTTCCAGCCCTACACGCTGGTGAAAGACCACCGCACGGGATTCGAAACATCCGATGTGGAGGGTGTGATGGACGGGGAAATCGACAAATTCATAGAGGCGTATTTGTCAAAACCGAACAACCAGCCCATGCTTGAAGAGAAGGAAAATGAGCCCGACTGA
- a CDS encoding pyridoxal phosphate-dependent aminotransferase, with protein sequence MSPTEVKLSPTIAIGTRAAELASQGIDVISLSAGEPDFPTPPDACEAGIAAIRDGFTKYTPNNGTLELRKAIALKLKNDNGLEYAPDEILVSNGAKQAFFNLLWALVSPGDEILIPQPYWVSYPDMACLIGAVARFVPTPKENGFRLTREALEAAWTPKAKVLILNSPCNPTGVVYSQRELDSFASFLTEKKIWAISDEIYEKIAYTSNAGSSIARSPKMKEQTVVVNGFSKAYAMTGWRLGYAAGPKDVIQKASAIQSHITTNASSISQKAGVGALKGDQKVQAEMAKEFKARRDYLVEALRRAPKLSFPVPEGAFYLWMDVSAYLGGKIADSIELCRYLLEKHNVALVPGEAFGSPGYVRLAYAIQQGRLEEGVRRIISGLSAL encoded by the coding sequence ATGAGCCCGACTGAAGTCAAATTATCGCCGACCATAGCCATAGGAACCCGCGCCGCCGAGCTGGCCAGCCAGGGGATCGACGTGATTTCCCTTTCTGCCGGCGAGCCGGACTTCCCCACCCCTCCCGATGCCTGCGAAGCGGGGATTGCCGCCATACGGGACGGCTTCACCAAATACACCCCGAATAACGGCACCCTGGAACTGCGCAAGGCGATTGCCTTGAAGTTGAAAAACGACAACGGACTGGAGTATGCTCCGGATGAAATTCTGGTCTCCAATGGCGCCAAGCAGGCCTTTTTCAATTTGCTCTGGGCTTTGGTTTCCCCCGGAGATGAGATTTTAATCCCCCAGCCCTACTGGGTCAGCTATCCCGATATGGCCTGTCTCATCGGGGCGGTGGCGCGCTTTGTCCCCACGCCGAAGGAGAACGGTTTCCGTTTGACGCGCGAAGCACTCGAGGCGGCCTGGACGCCGAAGGCCAAGGTTCTGATTTTGAACTCCCCCTGCAACCCGACCGGGGTGGTCTATTCCCAGCGGGAGCTTGATTCCTTTGCTTCCTTTTTGACCGAGAAAAAAATCTGGGCCATCTCGGATGAAATCTACGAGAAGATTGCCTACACCTCCAACGCCGGCTCTTCCATCGCCCGCTCGCCGAAAATGAAGGAGCAAACGGTCGTGGTGAACGGATTTTCCAAGGCGTACGCCATGACCGGCTGGCGGTTGGGATACGCCGCCGGGCCGAAGGACGTGATTCAAAAGGCCTCCGCCATCCAGAGTCACATCACCACCAACGCCTCCTCCATCTCCCAAAAAGCCGGCGTGGGGGCTTTGAAAGGGGATCAAAAAGTGCAGGCGGAGATGGCCAAGGAATTCAAAGCCCGGCGGGATTACCTGGTGGAGGCGTTGCGCAGGGCCCCCAAGCTTTCATTCCCGGTGCCGGAGGGGGCCTTTTATCTCTGGATGGATGTTTCGGCCTATCTGGGAGGAAAAATCGCCGATTCCATCGAGCTTTGCCGGTATTTGCTGGAAAAACACAACGTTGCCCTGGTCCCCGGCGAAGCGTTCGGCTCCCCCGGCTATGTCCGGCTGGCCTACGCCATTCAGCAGGGGCGGCTGGAGGAAGGGGTGCGCCGAATCATCTCCGGACTTTCGGCGCTTTAA
- a CDS encoding FmdB family zinc ribbon protein, which produces MPTYEYECNTCRYAFEAFQGISESPLAECPRCKGPVKRKISGGAGLLFKGKGFYITDYRSENYKKKAAEEKPKSENSKEKKEANKPKSETAKPPKPPAE; this is translated from the coding sequence ATGCCGACCTACGAATACGAATGCAACACCTGCCGGTACGCCTTCGAGGCGTTTCAGGGGATTTCCGAATCACCGCTTGCCGAATGCCCCCGCTGCAAGGGGCCGGTGAAGCGGAAAATCTCCGGCGGCGCCGGGCTGCTCTTCAAGGGGAAGGGTTTTTACATCACCGACTACCGCAGCGAGAACTACAAGAAAAAAGCGGCCGAAGAGAAGCCGAAAAGCGAAAATTCCAAGGAAAAAAAAGAGGCGAACAAGCCGAAATCGGAAACCGCCAAACCGCCCAAGCCGCCGGCCGAATAA
- a CDS encoding NYN domain-containing protein produces MVVVDGYNLIGGEAGVLSGLSLEREREGLIHRLEQLSAVTGERFLIVFDGAAKPDNNARNAKNSSGKHPVAVAFSKPGESADDWIVKYFSRRAGKSARLITRDRKLADKVRKLGFAVEADLRGPESRAEGCLSQVLIPSMAGGGLFSSLSRQSREALAQARKKAKKQ; encoded by the coding sequence ATGGTTGTTGTGGACGGCTATAACTTGATTGGCGGGGAGGCCGGAGTTCTGTCCGGCCTTTCGCTTGAAAGGGAGCGGGAGGGGCTGATTCACCGTCTGGAGCAGTTGTCCGCCGTGACGGGGGAGCGGTTTTTGATCGTGTTTGATGGCGCCGCAAAGCCGGACAACAACGCCCGGAACGCCAAAAACTCAAGCGGGAAACACCCGGTCGCGGTGGCCTTCAGTAAACCCGGTGAGTCCGCCGACGACTGGATTGTCAAATATTTTTCCCGCCGGGCCGGCAAATCCGCTCGATTGATCACGCGCGACCGGAAGCTGGCAGATAAGGTGCGGAAGCTGGGGTTTGCGGTGGAAGCGGATTTGCGCGGGCCGGAATCCCGCGCCGAAGGTTGTCTCTCCCAAGTGCTTATCCCTTCCATGGCCGGCGGGGGTCTCTTTTCCTCCCTTTCCCGCCAAAGCCGCGAGGCGCTGGCGCAGGCCCGCAAGAAGGCAAAAAAACAATAA
- a CDS encoding 2-isopropylmalate synthase — MLKVDKQKHLLSRAGYKFELVDTAEPNLLREQFPYTDPPRVYFHGRLYPMETPEDFWVTDTTFRDGQQARPPYTVKQIVDLYDLLHRLSGPNGVVRQCEFFLYSEKDREAVEKCRAKGYRYPEITGWIRAVKSDFQLVKDMGLKETGILTSCSDYHIFLKLKKNRRQAMDDYLGVVKAALEQGIVPRCHLEDLTRADVFGFVVPFVQALMKLSEESRIPIKVRLCDTMGYGTPYPGAALPISVPELVYTMRHYGGVPAERLEWHGHNDFHKVLINATTAWLYGCSAANGTLLGFGERTGNTPVEGLVMEYILLKGDYNGVDTTAITDIARYFEEEIGYAIPPMYPLVGKQFNKTSAGIHADGVLKSEEIYNVFDTNKVLKRPIAVGITDKSGIAGIAFWVNQQLGLSGDKQIDKRHPGMTKILEWVDKQYAGKRTTSISDEEMQEQAKQHLPEYFGDGQPARVKAKVTA, encoded by the coding sequence ATGTTGAAAGTGGACAAACAAAAACATTTGCTCTCCCGCGCGGGATACAAATTCGAGCTCGTGGACACCGCCGAGCCGAACCTGCTCCGAGAGCAGTTCCCGTACACCGATCCGCCCAGGGTGTATTTCCACGGGCGGCTCTACCCGATGGAAACCCCGGAGGATTTCTGGGTGACCGACACGACCTTCCGGGACGGCCAGCAGGCCCGCCCCCCGTACACGGTGAAGCAGATCGTCGACTTGTACGACCTCTTGCACCGCCTCTCCGGCCCCAACGGCGTGGTGCGCCAGTGCGAATTTTTCCTCTACTCGGAAAAAGACCGCGAGGCGGTCGAAAAATGCCGTGCCAAGGGCTACCGCTATCCGGAAATCACCGGCTGGATCCGCGCGGTCAAGTCCGACTTCCAGCTGGTCAAGGATATGGGGCTGAAGGAAACCGGCATCCTCACCTCCTGCTCGGACTACCACATCTTTTTGAAGCTGAAGAAAAACCGCCGGCAGGCGATGGATGACTACCTGGGGGTGGTAAAGGCCGCCCTGGAGCAGGGGATCGTCCCGCGCTGCCACCTCGAGGATTTGACCCGCGCCGATGTCTTCGGCTTCGTGGTCCCCTTCGTGCAGGCCCTGATGAAGCTCTCCGAGGAGTCCAGGATTCCCATCAAAGTCCGCCTCTGCGACACGATGGGATACGGCACCCCCTATCCGGGGGCGGCCCTGCCGATTTCCGTGCCGGAACTGGTGTATACGATGCGCCATTACGGCGGCGTCCCCGCCGAGCGGCTGGAATGGCACGGCCACAACGACTTCCACAAGGTGTTGATCAACGCCACCACCGCCTGGCTCTACGGCTGCTCGGCGGCCAACGGAACGCTTCTGGGGTTCGGCGAGCGGACCGGCAACACCCCGGTGGAGGGGCTGGTGATGGAGTACATCCTTTTAAAAGGGGATTACAATGGCGTGGACACCACCGCCATCACCGACATCGCCCGCTATTTCGAGGAGGAGATCGGATACGCCATTCCGCCGATGTATCCTTTGGTCGGCAAGCAGTTCAACAAGACCTCCGCCGGCATCCACGCCGACGGCGTTTTGAAATCGGAGGAGATCTACAACGTCTTCGACACGAACAAGGTTTTGAAGCGCCCGATCGCCGTCGGCATCACGGACAAGTCCGGCATCGCCGGCATCGCCTTCTGGGTGAACCAGCAGCTCGGGCTCTCCGGCGACAAGCAGATCGACAAGCGTCACCCCGGAATGACCAAGATTCTGGAATGGGTGGACAAGCAGTACGCCGGCAAGCGCACCACCTCCATCTCCGATGAGGAGATGCAGGAACAGGCCAAGCAGCACCTGCCGGAATATTTCGGCGACGGCCAGCCCGCACGGGTCAAGGCCAAAGTCACGGCGTAA
- a CDS encoding c-type cytochrome, protein MKKALVALLLLSATLFFSRQIIPQDLGFKNLKVLKPADKAELMRIMAAYNKELGVKCEYCHDPNDWAKEHNDKFTTARRMQTMVNTVNSQFFSYKEAPQISCVFCHDGKPRPRALRQEK, encoded by the coding sequence ATGAAGAAAGCGCTCGTTGCCCTTCTGCTTTTATCCGCAACCCTCTTTTTCTCCCGTCAGATCATTCCGCAGGATTTGGGGTTCAAGAACTTGAAGGTTTTGAAACCGGCGGACAAGGCCGAGCTGATGCGGATTATGGCGGCCTACAACAAGGAACTGGGGGTGAAGTGCGAGTACTGCCACGACCCGAACGACTGGGCCAAGGAGCATAACGACAAGTTCACGACCGCGCGGCGGATGCAGACGATGGTCAACACGGTGAACAGCCAGTTTTTCAGCTACAAGGAGGCGCCGCAGATAAGCTGCGTTTTCTGCCACGACGGCAAGCCGCGGCCGAGGGCCCTGCGGCAGGAAAAGTGA
- the rlmN gene encoding 23S rRNA (adenine(2503)-C(2))-methyltransferase RlmN translates to MAIETNGILGQTPEELAERVAAFGGKPFHGHQIFRWVNQRGVFDIEQMSDLPKSLRETLKKAVPIGLPKVVKSTTAASDGSTKLLLQYADGQEAEGVIIRDRGKITLCLSTQIGCPLGCTFCMTGAMGFKRNLSAGEIVGQFLFAQKYLKPGEGVRNIVLMGMGEPLLNYEQTLKAMRIITSEQGPGLSARRITLSTAGVVPKIRELAGESIKLKLAVSLHAATNEKRNLLVPLNKKYPLEQLLPAAEEFARKRNRRITFEYILIEGLNDTPEDAMLLAKKVAQIPCKINLIPYNPTPFAPYKRPSMERINRFREILFPRTPAVTVRFSKGGEVEAACGQLAASYPLNHLPKNFLTPALAT, encoded by the coding sequence ATGGCCATTGAAACAAACGGGATACTGGGGCAAACGCCGGAGGAACTGGCGGAGCGGGTGGCCGCCTTCGGCGGGAAGCCGTTTCACGGGCACCAGATTTTCCGCTGGGTGAACCAGCGGGGGGTGTTTGATATTGAACAGATGAGCGACCTCCCCAAAAGCTTGCGGGAAACCCTGAAGAAGGCGGTTCCCATCGGGCTTCCCAAGGTTGTAAAATCCACCACGGCTGCTTCCGACGGCTCCACAAAATTGCTTTTGCAATATGCCGACGGGCAGGAGGCCGAGGGGGTGATTATCCGGGACCGGGGGAAAATCACCCTCTGTTTATCGACCCAAATCGGCTGTCCGCTCGGCTGCACCTTCTGCATGACCGGGGCGATGGGGTTCAAACGAAATCTTTCGGCGGGGGAAATCGTGGGGCAGTTTCTTTTTGCCCAAAAATATCTGAAGCCCGGCGAGGGGGTGCGGAATATTGTGTTGATGGGGATGGGGGAGCCGCTTTTGAATTACGAGCAAACGCTCAAGGCGATGCGGATTATCACCTCGGAACAAGGGCCCGGCCTTTCGGCCCGGAGGATAACCCTTTCCACGGCCGGCGTGGTGCCGAAAATCCGGGAGCTGGCCGGCGAGAGCATCAAGTTAAAACTGGCCGTCAGCCTGCATGCGGCCACGAACGAGAAGCGGAATCTGCTCGTGCCGCTGAACAAAAAGTATCCGCTTGAGCAGCTTTTGCCGGCGGCGGAGGAGTTTGCCCGCAAGCGGAATAGAAGGATCACGTTTGAGTACATCCTTATCGAGGGGCTGAACGACACGCCGGAGGATGCCATGCTTTTGGCCAAAAAAGTGGCCCAGATTCCCTGCAAGATAAACCTGATCCCGTACAACCCGACCCCCTTTGCGCCGTACAAACGCCCTTCGATGGAGCGGATCAACCGCTTCCGTGAGATTCTTTTTCCCCGGACGCCGGCGGTCACGGTGCGCTTCAGCAAAGGGGGGGAAGTGGAGGCCGCCTGCGGGCAGCTGGCGGCCTCCTATCCGTTGAATCACCTGCCCAAAAACTTTTTGACCCCGGCCCTCGCAACCTAA
- a CDS encoding response regulator — protein MTTGTGKIKVSTAKILVVDDEPEITEIIQVFLENAGYQVMAENSAVMGVERARNFKPDLILLDISMPHMDGYDVCKELKKSKVTTGIPVVFLSGKDPKEDGGKSFQSGGDMYIKKPFSCERLLDIVRIVLSSINR, from the coding sequence ATGACAACGGGAACCGGAAAGATAAAAGTCAGCACCGCCAAAATCCTGGTCGTCGACGACGAACCGGAAATAACCGAAATCATCCAGGTTTTTCTGGAAAACGCCGGCTACCAGGTGATGGCCGAAAACTCCGCCGTCATGGGGGTGGAGCGGGCCCGCAACTTCAAGCCCGATTTGATCCTGTTGGACATCTCCATGCCCCACATGGACGGCTACGACGTCTGCAAGGAGCTCAAAAAGTCCAAAGTCACCACCGGCATCCCGGTGGTTTTCCTATCCGGCAAAGACCCCAAGGAGGACGGCGGCAAAAGCTTCCAGTCCGGCGGCGATATGTACATCAAAAAGCCCTTCTCCTGCGAACGGCTCCTGGATATCGTCCGCATCGTCCTTTCCTCCATCAACCGGTAG
- a CDS encoding TPM domain-containing protein, which translates to MRTSRFLLFSFLIFTSTFSQEYPAPTGAVNDFASLMSSSQKEELEQSLRTFFDRTGAAIVVATFESLEGVPIEDFAVGLFEKWKPGKKGLDNGLLILVAKEERKIRFEVGYGLEPVLPDGRCGEIIRTEMTPRFREGDFYGGIAAGAAEAARILEKYYATGEIEKPKTGPPAWFVILLLFFVGGIILVFVFSAIRKANQPGYMSGSHWQKGWHGIPWWLITGKRSSGGWSSGGSGGGGGFGGGFGGFGGGSSGGGGATGGW; encoded by the coding sequence GTGCGAACATCCCGGTTCCTCTTATTCTCATTCCTGATTTTCACTTCCACTTTCTCCCAAGAATACCCCGCCCCCACCGGTGCGGTCAACGACTTCGCCTCCCTGATGAGTTCCTCCCAAAAAGAAGAGCTGGAACAATCCCTCCGAACCTTTTTCGACCGCACCGGCGCCGCCATCGTGGTGGCCACCTTCGAATCACTGGAGGGCGTCCCCATCGAAGATTTCGCCGTCGGATTGTTTGAAAAATGGAAACCCGGCAAAAAGGGGCTGGACAACGGCCTCTTGATTCTGGTCGCCAAGGAAGAGCGCAAAATCCGCTTCGAAGTGGGCTACGGGCTGGAGCCGGTGCTTCCCGACGGCCGTTGCGGCGAAATCATCCGCACGGAGATGACCCCCCGCTTCCGCGAGGGGGATTTCTACGGCGGCATCGCCGCCGGCGCCGCCGAGGCGGCAAGAATTTTGGAAAAATATTACGCCACCGGCGAAATCGAAAAGCCAAAAACCGGCCCGCCCGCTTGGTTTGTGATTCTCCTCCTGTTTTTTGTAGGCGGCATCATCCTCGTTTTCGTCTTTTCCGCCATCCGCAAGGCCAACCAGCCCGGCTATATGAGCGGCAGCCACTGGCAAAAGGGCTGGCACGGCATCCCCTGGTGGCTTATTACAGGGAAACGCTCTTCCGGCGGCTGGTCAAGTGGGGGCAGCGGGGGAGGGGGCGGTTTTGGCGGCGGCTTCGGCGGCTTCGGCGGCGGCTCCTCCGGCGGCGGCGGCGCAACCGGGGGCTGGTAA
- a CDS encoding SBBP repeat-containing protein: MTRLSKFPAKIAFSFCTLFCLYSPFVFSQPVDTAWVRRFDGPPYSGDVAEDIEVDAAGNSYVTGWSVREIGGSGSWRTVYATIKYSSKGDLLWAQRCCDTPSMSGEATSVAVDKSGNVIVTGYIFDGGTSTDFGTVKYDSIGNQLWAVRYNGPRDSSDGGIAVAVDSGENIYVAGSSMGVGTNYDYTLIKYSSDGNEQWIARYNGQANDLDVVVAMAIDQRSNIYVTGYSVADSNTFADYYTVKYDSSGNVLWSSREDGPANGIDAAVDIAVDGFENVYVTGHSRRDSSSSDCTTIKYDSNGNKIWAQRYIAPGGSSGGNAISVDAAGNVYAAGSAFTFDMYGDKTLGYLAVKYDASGNQLWANIYTNENGYDNYNDNAFALAVDSAGSVYITGRTYLPPGKEYYGTIKYDTRGNFIWEKFYEGPVGGRNWATDIAVDGQGNVLVTGRSDGLVFSDIATIKYSPIQFTKGDLNLDGVLTAADIVLVLGCTFSAEYPPATFTACDLNCDGKVTPADVVILLNMVFASTIAPC; the protein is encoded by the coding sequence ATGACCCGCCTTTCAAAATTTCCGGCCAAAATCGCCTTCTCCTTTTGCACCCTGTTTTGCCTGTATTCACCCTTTGTTTTTTCGCAACCGGTGGATACGGCCTGGGTACGGCGGTTTGATGGGCCACCTTACAGTGGCGATGTGGCAGAAGACATAGAGGTGGATGCTGCCGGTAATTCGTACGTTACTGGATGGAGTGTTCGAGAAATTGGGGGTTCAGGTTCATGGAGAACTGTATACGCTACCATAAAATATTCTTCCAAAGGAGATTTACTTTGGGCACAGAGATGTTGCGATACACCGAGCATGTCAGGGGAGGCCACATCTGTTGCCGTAGATAAATCAGGGAATGTAATTGTCACGGGTTATATTTTTGACGGTGGCACAAGCACAGATTTTGGAACTGTAAAGTATGATTCCATCGGCAATCAACTTTGGGCGGTTCGCTATAATGGTCCTAGGGATAGTAGTGATGGCGGTATTGCGGTAGCAGTAGATAGTGGTGAAAATATTTACGTAGCAGGTTCAAGCATGGGAGTCGGAACGAACTATGATTACACTCTAATCAAATACAGCTCCGATGGTAACGAACAGTGGATAGCTCGGTATAACGGTCAAGCGAATGACTTGGACGTTGTTGTTGCAATGGCTATTGACCAGCGTTCAAATATTTATGTCACCGGTTATAGTGTAGCAGATTCAAACACGTTTGCTGACTATTACACTGTTAAGTATGATTCCTCTGGGAATGTACTGTGGTCTTCTCGTGAAGACGGTCCCGCGAATGGCATAGATGCAGCAGTAGACATTGCGGTCGATGGATTCGAAAATGTATATGTGACCGGTCATAGTCGGCGAGATAGTAGTAGTTCGGATTGCACGACTATTAAGTATGATTCCAACGGAAATAAAATTTGGGCACAACGCTATATTGCACCCGGAGGAAGCTCTGGCGGAAACGCAATTTCAGTTGATGCGGCAGGAAATGTTTATGCAGCTGGTTCAGCTTTTACCTTTGATATGTATGGTGACAAAACTTTAGGTTATTTGGCCGTTAAATATGACGCATCGGGAAATCAGCTTTGGGCAAATATTTATACCAATGAAAACGGGTATGACAATTATAACGATAATGCATTTGCTCTTGCAGTAGATTCGGCGGGAAGTGTTTACATTACTGGCCGGACCTATTTACCACCGGGGAAAGAATATTACGGTACCATCAAATATGATACTCGGGGAAATTTTATATGGGAAAAATTTTACGAAGGACCGGTGGGCGGTCGCAATTGGGCAACCGATATAGCCGTTGACGGTCAAGGCAATGTTCTTGTAACGGGGCGAAGCGATGGTCTCGTTTTTTCAGATATTGCGACGATCAAATACTCCCCCATTCAGTTTACAAAGGGAGATTTAAATTTGGATGGTGTCTTGACTGCTGCGGATATTGTTTTAGTACTTGGTTGCACTTTTTCTGCTGAATATCCCCCTGCAACTTTCACGGCCTGTGACCTTAATTGCGATGGGAAAGTAACGCCGGCGGATGTGGTGATTTTGCTGAATATGGTTTTTGCGTCAACTATTGCACCATGTTAG